The genomic stretch GTCTTCACCACCAAGGAACGTATCACCGTTGGTAGAAAGTACTTCGATTTGTTGGTCGCCATCTAAGTCAGCAATCTCAATGATTGAAACGTCAAAAGTACCACCACCCAAGTCGTATACCGCGATTTTACGGTCGCCTTCTTTTTTGTCCATACCAAACGCAAGTGCAGCAGCAGTTGGTTCGTTAATAATACGTTTAACATCTAAACCTGCGATACGGCCAGCATCTTTTGTTGCTTGACGTTGCGCATCGTTAAAGTAAGCAGGTACGGTTACAACGGCTTCAGTTACAGTCTCGCCCAAGTAATCTTCAGCTGTTTTTTTCATTTTAATCAAAATTTCAGCTGAAACTTGTTGTGGTGCAAGTTTCTTGTCGTTGACTTCAACCCAAGCATCACCATTGTCTGCTTTCATGATTTTATATGGCACTAAACCAATATCTTTTTGAACAGCAGCATCTTCATAACGACGACCGATCAAACGTTTGATCGCGAACAATGTGTTTTTAGGGTTGGTTACCGCTTGACGTTTTGCAGATTGACCTACCAAGATTTCGCCATCTTTATAAGCGACAATGGATGGAGTGGTACGTGTACCTTCTGCATTTTCAATTACTTTAACTTTATCGCCTTCCAATACAGCAACACATGAGTTTGTTGTACCTAAGTCAATACCAATAATTTTAGCCATTAATGCATTCCTCAAAATTTTTTTTACAGTAATTTATGCTTGTATTCGGATATGAGAGCCTTTGAAAATTTTTCAAGTGAAAGATATGAATTTTTTTCACAGATTCTCATTTTTTAACCTTATTGACCGACCATAACCATTGCAGGACGGAGTAAACGACCTGAAAGGGTATAGCCTTTTTGCAATACATTGCCGATCTGACCTGCTTGAGCGGTTGGATCGATCCCAACAGCTTGATGCCAATCTGCGTTAAAGCCGTTGTCTGTATCTACAGCGACGATTTCAAATTTCTCTAAAGTGCTGAGTAAAGATTTTAAGGTCAGTTTCACACCTTCAAGTACAGGGCTCTCTTCATCGCCTGCAGCTTGAATCGCACGTTCAAGGTTGTCGACAGAATCCAACAAGTCTTTCGAGAACTTTTCTAAAGCAAATTTTTTCGCAGTATCTGCTTCACGTTCTAGACGTTCTTTACTTTTTTCAGCTTCATATTTGGCATTGGCCGCTACGGCTTTTTCATATTTTAAACTTTCTTCAAGTTTTACAATTTGTGCTTGTAAATCTTCAACACTAACGTCGTTTACTTGCTCTGCATCCGTTTGAGCTTGCTCATGTTGTGCTGCAGTTTGCTCATTTTGAATGTCTTGAGCTTGCTCGTGTTGCTCATTAGTCATTGATGATCTCCGTTTAAAAGGGTTCTTAAACATGTACAGTCCTTTTTAGGCTTCAGTGTTAACTGGGTTAATGCTGAACTGCCATGAATATCTAATTCGTTAATAGTTAAGAAGTGTGGGCGAGTGCTAAAAATTCAAGCTTTTGATCAAATTATTTAAATCAAACTATACAATTCAGGGCGATTAATAGCGCTTTACATGTATTCATGACTTTTAAGGCAAGCGTAGCGATTTTGTATGGGATCGTTAGTACGGCAGACCTCAACTTTACAATGTAAGACTAAAATGGCTTTTTATTTCAATACTTCATCAAAATCGAGGTGATTTAAATCAAGAAAAGTTCTTTTGAATGGCGATCGCTCAAGATTAATTTAGTTAAAAACAAATTCTTATCATAAAAATGCAAAAATAAAATCAGACTAAATCTAAGTTCCTGAATTTAATATAAAACTGTATAAATTTTACCCGCTGTCAAAAAAGAGCAACCAATCAAGGGTGATAAATTTTTCTGAACGTTCAATCATGTTGGTCGTCAAAGTGGTGAATGGCTTTGAATTTTTTTTAAAGGAAATCTGAATGAAAAAATTGACCTTAACTTCAGCCTTACTTGTCGCTGTTGCATCATTAACTGCTGCATGTACCTCTCAGGAAGCGACAATTCCACCTGAAGTAACAACACTCCCTGAGGTTGCACAACCACAAGGAGCAGCGACAACATCATTACCTGAGATTCAACCTCTCCCACAAGATCGAAGTGCGATTGAGGCGACTGATCCTTCACTTCCTGAACAAGATCCAGTTCAATTTGTCCCAGAACCGAGTAAAAACTCAAATCCATCTCAATCCAAGGTCCCTTAACGGTTAGACGTTATAAGTAGCATATCCAAGGATAGATCAATCTAAAGTTTAAAAAATAGACAGCAGGAAGGATGCCTCTGCTGTCTATTTTTTATGGGAAAACTAAAGATAAATGTAGGGGAATGGCACTGAAGTGAGCAATATCGAATAAATTAAGATCAAAATATGTATGCATGGTCAATGACAATGCATACGAGAACGGTTTAGCGTATGCGGATTGGCTTCAGTGGTGATTCTGTAATAAATGATCAGTCGTGATGAGTCATCGCTTTATTTGGGTTGGTATTTACAGATATAACAAAGGAAAGTAATGCTGGTTTCTATGCAATCAATACAGTTGTTGTTAGACAAAGGGCAAGGTGCTGCAGCGCGTTCTTTGGATCACATGCCAAAACTAATGCAGGATTCATTGACGAAAGTGCTTGGCTATCCTTATCAATATCCTCAGCTTGATAGTTTTTCTAAAACCTTAATGGCTATTCATCACAAACAAGGGCGCTCAGGTCTTATTGGTGATGACATTACCCAATCGCGACAACAGTTTGAACAACAAATGCAGTCCATTCTTTCGAAACCTACACCACTTGCCTTTGTAGAAGATATTCATCTGCCTTTACAGAGCGGCAATATTTACGCGCGTCATTACCATCCAGAGCCCAATAAAAAATTGCCAATGTTGGTTTTTTATCATGGTGGTGGCTTTGTGGTAGGTGGGGTCCATACTCATGATGAGGTTTGTCGGTTGATCGCTTTGTATGCCAAGGTACAGATACTCAGTGTTGAATACCCATTGGCACCTGAAGTGGGGCCACGTGATTTGATCCAATCATGTGAGGATGCTTTGGCTTGGATTTATCAAAATCGTCGTCATTTTAAAATTCTTAAAAATCGCATTGCAGTTGCTGGAGACAGCGCGGGTGGCAATATTAGTGCAGTGCTCGCACAGCGGACAGTAAATTCAGCCTATGCACCCGAAGCACAATTTCTTATTTACCCCGCGACTGACTTTAAAAGCCGACATCCTTCTTTTTATGCTTATAGTGAGGGCTTAGTGCTCACAGCGAAAGATATTGATTATGTCACCGACTATTATGCAAATCGTCATCATGTTGCCTTAGATGATCCGCTTATTTCACCGACCTACGGCAATTTAAAGAAACTGGCACCTGCATTTGTGATTACCGCTGGCCATGACGTCTTGCATGATGAAGGCAAGATCTATGCATATAAGCTGCAGCAAAATGGCGTAAAGGTGCACTATCATGATTATGAGGATCAGGCACATGGCTTTATTAACTTATCGCCTGTGTCTAAGAAAGCAAAAAAATACTTAATTGACATGAGTAGAGCGTTTAGGCGCTTTTGGGATAAAAGCCGTTAACGATGGGACTAACTGTGAATAGTGGTCTAACAACCAATCGAATAGAGCTTATAGAAAAGTCAACATTAGACTATATAGAGTATTTAAACAGAAGCCGCTTGAATATAATTTTGTTAGAAACTTAAAGAGAACAATAGCTTGGTTGATCACAGGCTAAAATAGTCCAATCTTTAACGAATCAAATAAGAGTATCAAACATCATGATGAAACAATCTTTACTGGCTTTATTGCTTAGTGGTACTTATCTTTCTGCTTATGCCAATACCAATATTCAACTTCAAACGACTCAGGGAAATATTGAGATTGAGTTGTATAACGATAAAGCCCCTGTATCAGCAAAGAATTTTGAAAGCTATGTTAAAAGCAACTTCTATACAGGAACAATTTTCCATCGTGTGATTCCTGGTTTTATGATCCAAGGTGGTGGTTTTGATCGAAATATGACTGAAAAGCCAACACAGGCTGCGATTAAGAATGAATCAAGCAACGGTTTAAAGAACGCACGTGGCACCTTGGCAATGGCACGAACCAATGACCCTAATTCAGCGACAAGCCAGTTCTTCATTAATTTGACTGACAATCAATTTTTAAATCGTTCAGCAATGAATCCTGGTTATGCAGTGTTTGGCAAGGTAACCAAAGGAATGGATGTGGTTGATAAGATCGCAAAAACCGCTACAGGAAGCTTTGGAATGCACCAAGATGTGCCTAAACAGGTGATTACGATTACTGGTGTTCAGATTGTGAACAAGCCTGCTGTAAAATAGGTAAAGATTAGCAGAAATATTTTTGTCATATTTCTGCTTTATTATTATGTAGTTATGCACTTTTTGTATAGGTAGTGATCTATATTGGTGCGTAAAAATACAACACCTAGATGTTTAGGGGGCTAAAAGCACTTGCGGGGAGAAAATATTCCCCTATAATGGCTCTCATACCGACGCGATATACGAAAAGATCTTAGCCACGTTGTTAAGATTAGAGTAGTTGTTTTGTGTCGTTTTCTACTGACGAAGTAGGAAGTAAATCATTAAGAGATTATGAAGAACAACTTGTGTGGATTTTTACTGGTTGATTGATCAAATATTATCATTGATTGATTGGTAGAAATTACTCGAAGTTTATTTGAGAAATATTTGTCAGTTATTTGATGAGCCAAGATTTGTAGCCATAAGCTACTAATGATTTTTAACTGAAGAGTTTGATCATGGCTCAGATTGAACGCTGGCGGCAGGCTTAACACATGCAAGTCGAGCGGGGAAAGGTAGCTTGCTACCTGACCTAGCGGCGGACGGGTGAGTAATACTTAGGAATCTGCCTATTAGTGGGGGACAACGTTTCGAAAGGGACGCTAATACCGCATACGCCCTACGGGGGAAAGCAGGGGATCACTTGTGACCTTGCGCTAATAGATGAGCCTAAGTCGGATTAGCTAGTTGGTGGGGTAAAGGCCTACCAAGGCGACGATCTGTAGCGGGTCTGAGAGGATGATCCGCCACACTGGGACTGAGACACGGCCCAGACTCCTACGGGAGGCAGCAGTGGGGAATATTGGACAATGGGGGGAACCCTGATCCAGCCATGCCGCGTGTGTGAAGAAGGCCTTATGGTTGTAAAGCACTTTAAGCGAGGAGGAGGCTCCTATAGATAATACCTATAGTGAGTGGACGTTACTCGCAGAATAAGCACCGGCTAACTCTGTGCCAGCAGCCGCGGTAATACAGAGGGTGCAAGCGTTAATCGGATTTACTGGGCGTAAAGCGTACGTAGGCGGCTAATTAAGTCGGATGTGAAATCCCCGAGCTCAACTTGGGAATTGCATTCGATACTGGTTAGCTAGAGTATGGGAGAGGATGGTAGAATTCCAGGTGTAGCGGTGAAATGCGTAGAGATCTGGAGGAATACCGATGGCGAAGGCAGCCATCTGGCCTAATACTGACGCTGAGGTACGAAAGCATGGGGAGCAAACAGGATTAGATACCCTGGTAGTCCATGCCGTAAACGATGTCTACTAGCCGTTGGGGCCTTTGAGGCTTTAGTGGCGCAGCTAACGCGATAAGTAGACCGCCTGGGGAGTACGGTCGCAAGACTAAAACTCAAATGAATTGACGGGGGCCCGCACAAGCGGTGGAGCATGTGGTTTAATTCGATGCAACGCGAAGAACCTTACCTGGTCTTGACATAGTAAGAACTTTCCAGAGATGGATTGGTGCCTTCGGGAACTTACATACAGGTGCTGCATGGCTGTCGTCAGCTCGTGTCGTGAGATGTTGGGTTAAGTCCCGCAACGAGCGCAACCCTTTTCCTTATTTGCCAGCGGGTTAAGCCGGGAACTTTAAGGATACTGCCAGTGACAAACTGGAGGAAGGCGGGGACGACGTCAAGTCATCATGGCCCTTACGACCAGGGCTACACACGTGCTACAATGGTCGGTACAAAGGGTTGCTACCTAGCGATAGGATGCTAATCTCAAAAAGCCGATCGTAGTCCGGATTGGAGTCTGCAACTCGACTCCATGAAGTCGGAATCGCTAGTAATCGCGGATCAGAATGCCGCGGTGAATACGTTCCCGGGCCTTGTACAC from Acinetobacter pullicarnis encodes the following:
- the grpE gene encoding nucleotide exchange factor GrpE, which gives rise to MTNEQHEQAQDIQNEQTAAQHEQAQTDAEQVNDVSVEDLQAQIVKLEESLKYEKAVAANAKYEAEKSKERLEREADTAKKFALEKFSKDLLDSVDNLERAIQAAGDEESPVLEGVKLTLKSLLSTLEKFEIVAVDTDNGFNADWHQAVGIDPTAQAGQIGNVLQKGYTLSGRLLRPAMVMVGQ
- a CDS encoding alpha/beta hydrolase, with translation MLVSMQSIQLLLDKGQGAAARSLDHMPKLMQDSLTKVLGYPYQYPQLDSFSKTLMAIHHKQGRSGLIGDDITQSRQQFEQQMQSILSKPTPLAFVEDIHLPLQSGNIYARHYHPEPNKKLPMLVFYHGGGFVVGGVHTHDEVCRLIALYAKVQILSVEYPLAPEVGPRDLIQSCEDALAWIYQNRRHFKILKNRIAVAGDSAGGNISAVLAQRTVNSAYAPEAQFLIYPATDFKSRHPSFYAYSEGLVLTAKDIDYVTDYYANRHHVALDDPLISPTYGNLKKLAPAFVITAGHDVLHDEGKIYAYKLQQNGVKVHYHDYEDQAHGFINLSPVSKKAKKYLIDMSRAFRRFWDKSR
- a CDS encoding peptidylprolyl isomerase, with product MKQSLLALLLSGTYLSAYANTNIQLQTTQGNIEIELYNDKAPVSAKNFESYVKSNFYTGTIFHRVIPGFMIQGGGFDRNMTEKPTQAAIKNESSNGLKNARGTLAMARTNDPNSATSQFFINLTDNQFLNRSAMNPGYAVFGKVTKGMDVVDKIAKTATGSFGMHQDVPKQVITITGVQIVNKPAVK